Genomic window (Rosa chinensis cultivar Old Blush chromosome 6, RchiOBHm-V2, whole genome shotgun sequence):
AATAACATTGAACATGCAGGCAATTAACCTCTGAATGTATTTTTTAACCACAATCAAATTGCGTCCTGAAACACAAATAAAAGGTCAGAGCATGTCCAACGAACTCTTGAATCCATAAAATAGCTGAAGGGAATTATTATACATGTACACTTTTCTTCCAATGTGGTAATATATGTCCTTGCATTTAATTCACACTTCTGTATGGCTAGAACATAAGTCATAGGATAAGTAGCTAAAAGAGGTCCTTATGTGAAGCAATTGCTATAGACATACAGTTCCATTCATCAATGCAGTAGCTTAACTTATGCATAGCTAAATGGGGAATTAATGTAGTAGAACCATTTCATACGCTCTATAAATGTGTGATATAATATTACCTGAAACAAATTCCAGAACCAAATCCAAGCAATCAATGCCAGATGCAACAATTGAAGAAACCTTTCCTCCATCTTCACATCCAGCACAGATGTCATACCTCACTGTGCACCCTTCTCGCACACCAACTAGGGCTCTTTCGATAACTTGAACTGCAGATTGGAGATGCAACTCTGTTGATTTCTTTATGAACACTGCGAATGATGACCTCAACCTAGCTTTGAATTCATCCAATAAATATTCCCAGCCAGAAAAAGATGATGCTTCAGAAAATCTCCTTTCTCCTAAGCATGTGTTGGTGTTTGTTTCATGAGATGCAAGAGCTGCTCTCTTCCCTTGTAAAGTTATGCATTTCCCTAAAGCCCGTAACTGTAGCTGAACCATCTTGTCAAACAAATCTCCGGATAAGGTAGGATTAGTCAAAGGAAAATGATTCCCTAATTCTTCCAGATACTTCAGAACACCATCTAAACACACAAAATAATAGAAGTGCGGCACCTGACTTGCGTCCGCTGATTCCAATAACAAGACTTGCATAATGCCAGCAAACTTATTCACCAAGCTTGACAACATGGGAGCGCTCTTAATATGCAAATTTAGCCTCAAAATAGCAGCAGAGGCGATTAACAACTGCCTGAGTAAAAATGCTGTGTTGGGGAAATCACCTTTTAGAATGCTTCTCAACAAAGGCTTATTTAAAGATTGCAGTTCAAATGAATCAACAGCAGTAAGAACACTAACAACACTATTTGCATCTTTAGAGCGCGGTCTTCTTCTATGAACACTACCAATTACAGAGTCATCACAGATGTCAGATGATGCTGGGCACGTCACTGCAACTGCAGATTCATCCTGCAGTCCACCACATGCCATATCAGTGTCAGCATCATTGCCCTCCAGCAAAATCTTCTCTGCACCGAACAAATCTAAATTGTAGCCTGACTTCGGAAGATTATAAGCATGACATATAGTTGTGGACTACTGATTATCGTCAAGAATAAACATGTGTAGTAGAAGACTAGAAATTTCTTCAAAAACCTTTATACAGAGGTTGAGTTCGGAGATTGGTTCAAGTTTCCACCTTGACAACTTAGCCTTCTCATCACTATTTCTCCCATCTGTGTCAATCACAACACATGCTAGGCCCCATAAAAACCCACTAAAACACGAAATTATTTTGTTCAAATTTAAAGCATCAACAGAAACTTCCTCTTTTCCATTACAAATGCCATTCTTCACATTTACAAGTAAGATCTGCATCTGTTCCTTTAAAATGTTAGCAACAATGTTTGCACTTTTCCAGGCTCCAATATAAATGGACGAATTCAACAAACTTCTCTGTTCTTGGGCACATCCAAAATTCAGCTCAGCAACCTCAAAGAAACGAACAGCATGATTGGATTGATATTTATGTAATGTCAGAAACACAAAAAATGTGTGACCCATTAACGCCAAGATCATATCATGAACTTTATGATAAATATCTTTTGAGAATGATTCTTGAAGCCCAGCAACCATATGCACTGACTTGTAAAGCCATGAAACTGGAAATAAATCCTCAAAGAGTACTGTCTACTGTCTACTGTCTACTGAGGTTCGACTGGCTATTGTCTCCTCACAAGCAGTAATTATACATCTTAAGGCCTTCCGACAGGACACAAACAATCTGAAGAGCTCATAATAATAAGTTGAGCATGAAGCATTCTGATAATCTAATAAGCCGCCAACAACAATCCTGAAAAACACAGAACTGGTTATATTAACAAATGCCTTGATTGAATGGATACAAATATTAACTTCAATTCAAATTGAAAGGAAAACACACAATATTACTTTTCATGAGATATGAATTCTTGAGACAGCTGGGGGAAAAGGTTCACATATGCATAATGAGGTACTATTGTCTTCACCCATGAAGTATTAGAAAAAATATCAGAATTAGAAAGTGTATCAAGAATAAGCAGTTGTGCATGCACTTTTGCACCCAAATTCCTCTCTTTTGCACCCAAATTCCTCTCTTTTGCATGCATTTTATGGAACTATGTTCAAAAAATGaaacaacaaaaacagaaacagaaagaaaacaTAACTGAACTGGGCAACCATTTTAATCTTAGAACCCAACCCAACTAATTGAATATTTCATTTTATTGACTATTCCGAATGGGGAATGATAATTACTCAGTATAGAAGATTTCTTATCTTTTACTTCATTTAAGCAATAAGAACTgtacaaatacattgactaactttgAACAATCTACTGTATTGATTGTTGGACCATACATCAAACCCATGAAAGCTCATACCTCTCGAGGTTGAGAATAGAAGTCACATAACGTGAAAATGATCTTCTGTCCAAATGACCTTTTGGCATACAACTCAAAAGATTAAGCAAACTCTGACAAGCTGTAAATTTCATGATGGTAGATGGTTGGGAGTTTTGTCCCTTGCAACTTGAGGCTGAGGAACAATCAGATACATTGAGTTTCTTGCAGGAAATAGCCAATGATGAGTTCTCTAAATCACTTAAGACATTTGGCCAATTAGGTGATGATTTGAATTTAACATTGCCGGATGGAAAGTCGCTGCTGAATGGTAATGTAGATTTCTCCAATGCACTGCAGAACCTCTTTGCAAAATACCTGCGGACAAACTAATACAAGAGATTAAATAAATACCCTGATTGAGATTAACAGTAAATGAAAAGTGTGAAACAAAAAGAATCCCCACAAAGatacaaataaaaatatttcgCAAGATACAACTTTGTGTGTGTGCATGTACATCACGTGAGGGTAAGGGGAAGCACCATTGGATCTTTGAAAGTGCTTACTCTTTGCTCATACAGACTGGAATCAATAAAGCACTGTATGAGATTTGATCCAATGCCACATTCTTCGGCCTGTCAGCTTCATGGTTCTTGTGTTCTATAACCACCCCAAAGCTGTTTCTTACATAGGGAattgaagtttggattaaaaGAGAAAGGAATCTCTTCAAATCCTTTTTAGAGGCACGAGGGCACCATGCATGAATATTTTGGCAAACAACCCACCAAAGTGCAGTTGGCAATGACTTCTTGTTCACAGAACAAATACTGAAATCCCATTCATCACTTTCATAGTTAACCATCTTATTATTAGTCGTATCAGCAGAAACGAATATTCGCTGTTGATCTTCAGACACTAATGAGAGGTGCTCCATCATAAATCCCGTGAGTCCTGCTGCCTCCTGCCTCAAAGAAGAGATCTCCGCAACTTGCACCAGATTGTCACCATTTtc
Coding sequences:
- the LOC112169545 gene encoding uncharacterized protein LOC112169545, whose translation is MACGGLQDESAVAVTCPASSDICDDSVIGSVHRRRPRSKDANSVVSVLTAVDSFELQSLNKPLLRSILKGDFPNTAFLLRQLLIASAAILRLNLHIKSAPMLSSLVNKFAGIMQVLLLESADASQVPHFYYFVCLDGVLKYLEELGNHFPLTNPTLSGDLFDKMVQLQLRALGKCITLQGKRAALASHETNTNTCLGERRFSEASSFSGWEYLLDEFKARLRSSFAVFIKKSTELHLQSAVQVIERALVGVREGCTVRYDICAGCEDGGKVSSIVASGIDCLDLVLEFVSGRNLIVVKKYIQRLIACMFNVILHLQSPLIFYERFTQSKDDSDPDPGIVILMCVDVLARISGKHAIYKMDLWHVAHSLRIPSALFQDFHLLKHSKCRVPNDSSTSPNNQPCNPVASVRVSGIDRQYSIGLYSACCRLLHNVVKHHKSEWYVLLYCLETLDAVVVAREGFFSWEVEGVKCACSLRRIYEELRHQKVVFGQHWYHFLAYYIRVYSGYGPRKTGIKREIDEALRPGVYALIDVCSPDDLQRLHTSFGEGPCRNTLATLKHDYELNFQYQGKV
- the LOC121050126 gene encoding uncharacterized protein LOC121050126 — translated: MSAEIADSFSSFSGRDWMEMSDWINGGFFSWIVQPSASLLSVIQSVSNIFCKDCAADSCPLTYVMHAMACERLVDLNSRIKSFEYLIENGDNLVQVAEISSLRQEAAGLTGFMMEHLSLVSEDQQRIFVSADTTNNKMVNYESDEWDFSICSVNKKSLPTALWWVVCQNIHAWCPRASKKDLKRFLSLLIQTSIPYVRNSFGVVIEHKNHEADRPKNVALDQISYSALLIPVCMSKDLSAGILQRGSAVHWRNLHYHSAATFHPAMLNSNHHLIGQMS